The window aatgCTATATGGTGACTTCAAACAGTAATTTGCAAACGGCTTCCAATAAAAGCACCCAAGCAGGTGAAACCTAGATTTCTTGTTGCTGCTACAGAATTTAACTAGTTTGCAGTCCCACTGGAACAAGCAGGGTAGCAAGTAACAGcagttttcattttattttacaGAAGTACTAGCTAGTAGTAGTTACATTGCACATTGATCCTTTAAAACAGTCTACATCTACAATGTGATCAGTACACACTATGCAGTGGAATAGAGCAGCATCATATATTTCATTTATTTTTATCTGTAAAAGGAACCTGGACGTATTTGCATCAGGTCCAACTTCAGCTGCTCCATTGCAGCTTGATATGCTGCTTTCTAAACAAGGGCATATGGGAGCTACAACTCTCCGGCCATGTCATGTGCTAATGGCAGAAGGAATGGGCACCATGACTTGACATGCGGCGCACATTAGGGGCGGGGCTGCACGGGGAGCCGTTTGCAGCCTTCCTGCATGGAAATTGTTTTTCCACTTTCTGAGGCAGACAAAACAGGCAGTTCCGGCATGAACGCTACAAGCCTCTTCCAATTCGAGAAACTACGCCCAGCTTAGCAGTTGCTAATTATAGTGTTAGGTCATGTTTGCTAGTTCCAAATTAGGCATTAATTGACTAATCCAAGGTTGAAGGCAGCcctatatcatatatatatatatatatatatatatatatatatatatatatatatatatatatatatatatatatatatatagagagagagagagagagagagagagagagagagagacacacacacacactaaacATGTTCAGTTCCGGTGTATCCATAGGCATTCCTCCAGACCTTACATCGTCCATCAAGGGTGGTTCAGTCGTTCCTGGTTAACGAGAGATATGGCGCTGTCTCGTGGCATGGTCCTCTTCttcctgctcctcctcgtcgcAGCAGGTGATTACCATATGTTGTCAAGCGTTAATTTGTCATTAGCCATCTAATAGTACCGGTACTGGGTATATTAAGTTAACCGATCTGTACATCACAATGGGATAGATAAAATGTGATCGATGCCTGTATATACTAAGtagaaaagatttgaaaatCATGGCAAGGGttaccattttttttcttttagagtTTTGTATGCATAATTTCTTGATGTTTCCATACCGTGCAGAGATAGGGACGATCGATGCCAAGAAGAAATCAAAGTTTGCCAAGAAGACCGCAAAGTCCCTAACGAaggataaggaggaggagaagaaggaggaggaggagaagaaccaCTGCCTGTCGCAGAGCCACCACTTCAAAGGCTTCTGTTTGAGTAGCGACACCTGCGCCGAGGTGTGCCAGAAGGAGGGCTTCCATGGCGGCGAGTGCAAGCTGCATAATGCCATGCGCAAGTGCTTTTGCAAGAAGCCTtgttagctagctagctcgttAGGAtcttcgacaattttgtttgtTTAAGGTGGTCCGCGCCAAAAGCAGGGTTACATTTATTACTTCACCTCTTAtaattcttttatccaagataCTATAATTCAGATTTCCCCGATAAATTTATCAATTTATCGTACACATGTGCATGTGCATTTTCATGATTATATCTCCACCCTTTCTATTTATCGAATTACTGCCCCTAGTTTAGACAGATGCTCAAGATAAGCGGAGGAGGTTATGCACTTTGTCGTGGTgcggcaaaccacagccgggtggctgaaggcacccgcctaagcccagagggtgtgtactcaggggttagctagtcctagttcgatctcgttcaagaacacgatgaacacagcgggataagagtggttcgggccgccggagcgtaataccctacgtccactgtgtgttatattgccttgcctcgagagagctcgcgagagcttgtgtgtgtcTGTCgagccttttctttttttgctagAAGGAGGGCGtactctcccttttatatgtccaaggggagcacgtacactgagcggggccccgacatgtggacccggcgatgtattataaactacactttggccttcaatgcctcagatccggagatcttgtcgtcggcttctgtgcgtagcttctgaccagggatggtcttgagctgtcctgtcggagtagagtctagcctctgcagccgcgcgtcgaggtcatgatgaagcgccgaactactgactcagtccactgtagcagcgtgcactattgctccagtcagtagctggtcatcatgactcgtcgcccatgcgcacggcacagagtctttaatgcttgtcttggtaactgacgagccgcctcggtaacaggcaatccacagtgtggactgacaaaagctgccccgtgcccagaggcagcagagcctgcctcgaccactcgcacttaatgcgggtgggtgagggagcttccagcggaaggcttgcgcccacgcccgcgtctgcgtgacacgcggcggctccggacccctcccgatcagctagctgagccgagagctcacgggggtccggataggcacgtggaggtcccggacccacctgcgggagtccggatggcacgtggaggtcccggacccacctgcgggggtccgggtccgctgccacaggtactgagcatttccacctctaggacacgtggtgacaccggacccgtccctgagcgggaagcgggtccgggaccgttggtctggtgagatggagtcggaccccaggggtccggctactcagctccttagggcgtagttacggataactacgcgagtcttagcacagtaggagtgggtaccccagttgcagggtaccgacacactTATACTAAACTACAATTTGTATTCATGCATATCTCTCCTTCTCTTGCTAGTTTCGTGTGTCTCCATTTCTAATTCTTTAGTGCGGATATATATGAGATATGGTTTTTGAGTAGCAAATATTTTGTAGGATGTATATATATTGAATTATTCTTTGTTAACCATCAGTTGTTACGATATGTGTTGGCCTGGCTTCCTTAATAACAAAAACTAGGTAATATCCCGAGCGTTGCTGcggaattttttaaataaaattttaagttGAAAATTAAAAGTAGAGATTGCATGACAACATTTACAAATAATCGGTGGAAAACATAAATAGATGGTCCTAGTAGATAGTGATGTGGCATATGATATAATAGGTTCCTATATGATGTGGATATATAGcttgcatgttgagagaaatatatgatatgaattttacttgcatattatttttttatcgaATCTGGTAAAAATTAATAAGCTAATAGAAGAAacaccaatagaatatttgatttCATTATTGAAGAATAGGTGATGATAAAAAATAtgttaatagattaaagattaaaagtattgctcATAGTAGAGTTGACATGGACATTTTTTGTTTATCGGATCTGATAAAAACCTATACGCTAATAGAAGAAACACCAATAATATATTTCATCAgattatagaagaataggtAATGAAAAAATAGGTATATACATGATTTATATTAATAGATTAaatattaaaagtattgcacgtacatagtagagatgacatggatattttttgtaattaatatgGGAATATGAATAGATTGCATGAAAGGATTGGTAGTGGGACAATTAGTGGGGAATGATTTGGACACCTTGCACCTTGCATATCAGATCCGGTAAAAATTGATAAGCTAATGAGCAACACTAATATAATATTTGATCAtattatagaagaataggtgatagaaaaatagcgtatgtatatgactttacgttaatagattaaagattaaaagtattgtaTAGTAGAGATGATACATACATTTTTTTATTGGATCTAGTAAAAATCGATACGCTAATAGAAGAAACCACAATAAAATATTTCACCATATTATAGAAGAATATGTGGTAAAAAATAGTGTATGTGTGTGATttatattaataaattaaagatTAAAAATATTGCACTTACATAGTAGAGATGATAtgtatatttttgtaattaatatGGAAACATGAATAGAATACATAAAGGATTGCTAGTGAGATACCTAGTGGGGAATGAGATCAACACCTTGCCTGAAGAGAGGAATAGTTAGTGTGCGTCGTATATAGGTTATATAGATATCGTGGCTGAAAGACCGGACCGGGTGGaccgggtgctctagcctaagagggggagggggagggggagggggtgaattaggcaagttAAAAACTAGACCTATGGCTTCAACttaattgcacaatattaaactaaaacatgctatatatatgtgcaactaagattgttctagtgtgaaacacCTATCCTAAAAgaatttagcaacctatagtctttcctatcaagaaactactctatgaaagtaaaggcatacaagaattgttagtatgaaatgcggaaacgtaaaaaGTGGGATAGGAGGAAACAAACTCTCGACGCGGGAGTTTATCcggtggttcggttagccacaaaggcatccctacatccacgttgttgaagtactcactaagagtatcgcttcccggcaatcaagtctcttccgtggactcaaccacggtcaccttgaccCCATTTTCCACTAAGTAGCTTGTCCAAGaaggaagggggtctccacgtcccccgtacaaggatgtcgtcgccgctccacaccaagtcggagggtcgataaCGTGCCgacgagccaccaatgctccaaggggccggcgcaccgagatcttcttgttggttcactcaagaaccagccacaaggcacaacaccttgcttGCTCACTCaatcaagagctaatctagcacttacactctcaaagctagtgctaaaccgAAGGATTTGATCAATATGCACTTGGGTGGGCTTGGAGGGTTTCCTGGGTGTGTATAAGACTTGTAGTAACTCCAGCAATATTCAAATGGTCGGGGgatcacatatatataggccaccaaatAGAGAGAGCCATTGGGAGCCATTACCCAACTTTTCTGCGTAGCGTCGGATAGATCGACAGTGGGTCACCCGATCATCCAGTCATTGCTCCGACGCTATGCTCTGGTGTCCTTCGGATTATCCGGTGCTGAAGCCTTGGCTTCAgctcgcttgacatcgtctctggtacgtCCTACGGTGATTGCTCCGACGCTCTAATCTTGgtagcgtcggatcatccggtgccacGTGGCCTTCTCCCACTTGTGCTgcaaattgcaccgacgcctctgcgtcggtttatccggtgccaaCCAGATACACCGGTGCCCCtacatcggatcatccggtgccactGACTTTAACAAAACTCGtccatttcatttttttctttgagttctttcttcgtgtttagttttgcttggcctttttgcatTATTCCTAGGATCTATAATTATTCACTTGACAAAtttattagtcccattgattacgtTGTTACTCagtcaccaaaatcacaaaacaatggttggggccattttccttacatttGCTCTGACGGATCGAGAACTTCCCCGGCGGCGAGTGGAGATGGAGGACGCCACGCGCGCgcaagtgcttatgcaagaagaACTGCTCCTAGTCATGGATTTGCTTATACACCTATCACTGTGGGCTTCTTGCTGGAGAACACTAGATTTGGGCCGGAAAGTTATTGATTCATGAGTCAGGAACCAGGAGCAGGCTGAGTTCCTTCCACTCTACTAGCCCCCGCACttgcggtttttttattttcatattttttattttcgttttttacaaaaatatattttcaatttgGAATTTTACATGGATATACCCtgaccgccccgctgccgggcggccgggacctggcctcCCGGCagcaggggcttatctgcatAAAAAATCGACAAAAAATTATGCCGAGGTCCCTGGAGGACTGGCCGcccagcagcggggcggccagccCTCCAAGCCGCCCGGcagaggggcggccggccccccaaccctatataaggtgttggctgcccctcaccacctcatttgcctcactaaaaatacaaaaaaaaaagaaaagagatggagggagggagaggcaaagcggcgaagccctgctggATTTTCAAGCCGGAGACTGtaggtaattaaaattttctacattttataaatagattatgttgtaattattttttttgaaacagtagattagcaatcagttcaattattgttaggagtgattagtggtacatttaggtgcagttacttatagtgattagcattgatatagtacatttagtattagatttagtattagaaaatactagaaaattgttagagaagtattagaaaatcaaaaaaattgcaagataatattagaaaattgtagaaaatgttagaaaattgtagaaaattatagaaactattttgttgaaacagtagattaccaatcagtttaattattattaggactgattagtggtacatttaggtgtagttacttgtagtgattagcgttgatatagtacattagcaatcGAATTAATTAATGTTAGTAGTGATTATTGCTAGATTAAATATTagaaagtactagaaaattgttaaagaagtattagaaagtcttaaaaattgcaagataatattagaaaaattataaaatgttataaaatattagaaattattataaattgttagaaaatcttagaaattatttaggaaatataaggaactattagaaatatttagatgtgtgGGATTGTATTGTATTAttttgatcttacgtggtagGTATGGCCGGGGTTACTCCAACGTTGCTGGACcccaacaatagactcgggtcaccggtccttccttgcgaaggttcagcaccaagaactaaacgtgctgcgtccacgtccacctgcagagttggttcctgtagacccacgatgagtgcccaggtgatatgtcgtctattttctatttttatccgttatacatttcgttatataatgtattaacatttgtgcactgtatgatgcaggctgagcgaggcaggtcttctcactgtggctcgtcttgctgagagtgctttggtgaagctagacaggtctctactttcagctctcgttgacagatggagacctgagacacacacgttccacctcccttgtggggagatggcaccgatcctacaggacgttgcgatgctgcttggtctttctatcaccggagacgctgtcgggccccgcgtggtaccttctatgtggctggaggatcttgaggaacgttttgcaggtgttgccaccacgattgatcctgaagatttcaatgagcacccacagtcgaaaggcccttccaagtcatggctcctacagtttcaagtacaatttcgtacaaaatgatgtgttgatgtattttatggctttgaaatacctcatgtgtttcttattttcaatgttcgtacttcattgcagccggatctgttggtagccgatgctgatgagtacagcgtgactagatcactcgaggcatacctgctgtggttgtttgggtacatcatgttcaacaactcacacgaccactgtgtggatagggtgcttctgccctacgcacaggagatcgccgatacagatgaggatgccataccattatatagttggggttcagtggttcttgcatgcacatatcgtgGGCTCTGCAAGGCATCATGACCGAATGATAGGAATGCTGTCCTAACGGGgtgcccaattctgctacagctttggtcttacCAGAGGATTGCTATCGGTCGTCCCATGATTGACCAGTCACCGTACAAGCCGGATATATACGGTGACACGGAGGACGACagacccaccatggggactctctggtactctcgacaggtatggacctgataaaaatttatattctatgcttactatggtcatacattgttccctcaatacctttcttatggacacataatttttatttttgcagaaaacatgggcacatgtacagacccggcggtcttatcctgagtttgttgccaaatttgatcgattgacccCAGAAGACATTGTGTGGGAGCCATACTGTCCTTCAGCTATAGCCGCACGTGCACTGCTTGGGATATCTTCGATGTGCACACAGGACCAGGGCCtatggatgactactgcagctttggtgtacgacgttgcagttgaggcccactgcccggatagagtcatgagccagttcggtcgacgccagtctttccctgtgtcttcagcgttagatcgtgttcagcgccacgatcataggtAACAAAAATGTATAAGTCCCCATGTACTAATAACGtgaaactaatttctatttaacgtgcagtttatcaagggctggacatcctttctcgataatgtgggtcactagattacaaccatgggtggctgcgtgggatgatgcAGGCGAGCAGTTGGCTGAGGATACCGGTCCACACACTGAGCCTTCGTTTCGGGCGTACCTGACCTGGTACGAACCGAAGACTCGTTGCTATTTGACGTATGttgacatgcatccacagccgcatgttgcgacttcgcaggatcgctatgcacgacacagggatgcggcattagctggggcggtgagtaaatGTTGACGGCATTTTCGATCTTTTAAGATTTGTTTACTAAGTTTTTTTGGTTGCAGTTCGAGGCCTGTAGGTTGattgaattagattgctcactgaatatAATGAGGATTCATGGCGGGTTTACGATGAGCATGCCGGCAcaactcgaggcctggaccACTCAATGTGATAGAGCCCGAGGCATCCTTCAGGCCTTTGGTACGCGGACGGAGTACGAGGAATCCTACGGATCGTCGCAAGCGTCGACATCGATTCCTTGTGGTCCCGCATGGCAGCAGCCTCCCTTATACCACCGACAGTACGAAGgtatggtgtgatatttaccGATCCATATGTTTATATGCAGTATTTAAATACGACTCCACACAGGGTACAGGTACCCCGGTTCTCAGCCCTATGGAGGACCAGGTGCCTcgcaaggggctccatttcaaggaaCCCAATTTACCTCTATGCCACCAGCTCGAGGGACTTTAGGTAAAtatgtggtgcataattttatttgcttataTTTTATGGTCGAAGTCtcatatgttattatttatactcaGTATCACAACAGTTCACCAGAGCGGGGCTGtcttcgtatcaccctatgCCGCCACCAAAAGGATATGAAGTAGCTTCTTCCTATCCACCACCCCACCACCTGGAACACAGGGTACGTAGTATAATTTGTACGGAATTGCATTCACCTATTGAATGttgcttaaatttttttttgtgatctaTAGGGTGGTTTGAAGACAACGACGTGGCCTCCTTGGACAACTTTACACGGTTGTTTGCTATGCCTGCCCAGGACGATGATCCCAGCTTGCATACACCTGTGGCTTTGTTACGCCGTCCTGCCAGAGACATGAGGCCACCGGACCGTCATAGCTACCCTACATatcacgtacacgcacaacGTAAGAGAGGTCGGAATGGTAGGGGTGGTTAGTTGTTGGCACTTATTTCTCTATTGTTATTATGGACTGTTTCGACTGTTCGGATTATggttgtttatgattgtggtagtttacttgtcatttgtttctatagatattattgatgtgaacttgttatgtttgtgggtttcataatgctcgtgaaataagggaagttcttgcgaattttttccgtgatttaatgaaggacaagttaggtgcgggaggagttagcggccgagatcccgccgacgatgatgacgactaccgcatacagagtaaacttcgtgacacgctcgtatagctcaaaatagggaccatagtgtatctaactgcgagtacgagatcacaggttgccactgttcagcacggcgatcacgggtttctcatatatcgcattgtttgcccagacaaacgtgacaaaagacgacagcccaatagcagtgccctttcaccatttcaaaaagatgtgacaacacggaaACCACACCatctcaccttcaaagcagtctctcgggCGATGACGATggaactgtcattctacagcgaaggtctgtggcgtgtagtagggaaggcggcatctaggcacgatcgaccgagcggcagcgatgcagtgctgtgagtctgcatgcacttagatgctctgcatgcacagagatgcatcgagtagtcagttcgagaattgaatctagccttttcagtgttcggtcagctagcctcttcactgtgttgtcatgtaggcttttcaggtgcatttacactccacactccggttattagacctttgtgcgcctataactactccgaagtttgtgaactcccagcagcactcaaacaccaaagctcattatatacccaatgtcttaaggtgggtctagcgggaagaattactacagttttgggaaaggaaaaggcggaagaaagggagaccccataatatgggagggacctcttggacctgattcctttccggaaccagtgtttgagtttccgccacagcacaagagtgaatttactaatgaaactcctcttcgacaatacgataaccgtagagaaccgtggccaaaatgcagacatggtgaggactgtttAGTgtagatgtgcaccgacgggatggatggcggtcggcgtttcttcaaatgcccacacgcatgggtaatactcggttgttttatttctttatcttcattgagacaccttacatgaaatttattttgcagtcttcagatgctccagaaaactgtggctTTATCAGGTGGGTCGaccctgcaccaattgattcagttcaggagttcatcgagtacctccagataaagatctttgatctggaatgcaatgtgaaccattacgaggaagtgagcgagggtaacaaagacggcgaaggtgatgataccagcaatgctgccgcttcacaggatgaaccatgcactattccttactgcaactgcccttgtcacaagaagaagggccctacccctccggcaccaccgcctgcaccacctgcaatgggtggatactgcggagaaggctcaacgcagtttgctacgtgggggtacggctactaagactacctagtgctagtgacatgctgcatcgttgtgtttgttgtgttttttttaaattacctaagccATGTTAGtttagttcagaatctgtttaccgtagttgcaaagggttctgccatgccactgcatgtctgatgtgtgattcattaacattgtattatgatgtaattcctatagtttacattgtgtaatgcagtttttagttcttaattcttactgttatatttgatgtgtggttcacagtatTCTAGTCTCCTTAAAaggtccgaaaatattaaaggcaagttcAAAAATTATAcatctagaaaaatcaaaacgactaataatttgagatGGGGGAGTAGCTAACAGCTGAATAGTGATAGTGGAAACAGGTGGAGTTGCATTGTGTGCAAGATCGACTAGagctatatatatagttttagCTGTTTGGATTCAAACAAACTCTAAATAAAAGACAATAAATTTTTAGATGTGAATAAACTCTGATAAAATACCTCAATAAATGAAGACGAAATGTATGCATATCTTTCCGGTTAGGACAATGTAACATGGCATGCTTTGATCGATCCTGGCAAATGAGATGGATGCTTCCAGCTCCTTCTAGATCATACGTATTTTGTTTAATTCTTACaagaattaattaattaattgccAGCAGCAGGCTAGCAGCAGAGGAAATAAAGCTGGCCAGCTGACACGATCGTCGAATTAAACGCGTAGAATATGCGGTCGCCCACGCGCGATCCGATGCGTGTGAAACCGTTGAATTCTCGCTCGATCTGGGAAAGAAAAATGTTAACCTGACAGGGAAACATTGGATTTTTGTGCCAAATCTCGGAGCCGCCGGTAGCCTAGAACAAAGCAGTACTGCCACTTTGGGGCAGGAGCATAGTACTCTTGGAAAATTTGTCGAGTAAATTCCCTATGTGCCACTGGAAAATGTAATCCATCTCTTATGTGCCATTAAAAATTAGCACATCCCTTCAGTGTCATCGTTTTTAAATTTCCATTCCCTCCGTGCCATTACCGTCAGAAAACACGTTAACAGCGTTAAATTGGTTCAAGTTCAGACTTTTTTtacccctccttcctcctctcggCCTCTCCTTCCCCTCTCCCGGGGCGACGGGGAAGGAACGCCCTGCCGCACCGTGCCGGGGCACCGCGCTGACCGCACCCAGCTTGGCAGCGCTGTCGACCTgcgcctgcccctgcccctgccgcccccatGACCTCTCTCGCTGCCGAACTCCCTTCCATCCTCTACGCCCGTGCACACCGCCCAGCCGCCACGGCCCTCGCCTCGGCGCCCTCGCGCACCGCCCAGCCGCCGCGGCCCGTCCCTGCCTGTCAGGTGGCCAGCGCGGCCGCCATGCGCAGCCCGTCTGGGCCCTCAGCGCCCACAAGAGGGGCACGCGGCCCTCGCTCCCGTCGGCCGCCGCACCGCTGGCTGGCGGCCCTGCTCGTCCGACGCGTCACCGGCACGGGTTGCCGGGGACGCGCAGCCGCCGGATGCCAGGGCGGCCGGGAGAGCAGCAAGGCGGCGAGAGCACCCGGAGCTCGGTGGCGTGGAGCAGCGCGGCCGGGAGGGTCCTGTTGAGGGCGTTCCCGGCGAGGCCGAGGTGCTGCAGGTGCTCGACGCGGCCGAGGTCCGGCGTTAGCGCCCCGTGAGCCGCGCGTTGGGGGAGCACCAGGCTGATGACCCGCAacaccgtggccgccgccggagacgcGTTGAGGCCGCCTGTGCCCGCCATCGCGGTGCCGTTCCACGCGGCGGCGTTGGTGGCGGAGGCCGAGGTGacgttgacggcggcggcggcgccgggctgcGGGTAGCCCTTGCAGACGACCACCCACGCGAGCGCCGGTTCGAGGAAGACAATCGCGCCTACACTCCTGGCCGGCCGCACGGGCCACGTCGCCGCGTTCGAGCTGCTCTGCCTCCCGCGTCGCACGGGCCGGCCGCCTCCCACGGTCCGGGCTGCTCCGCCTCGACGCGCTCCCGGGGAACCGGCTCTCCAGCCCGCTCCCCGACGCGCAGCAGGCCACATCTCGGCTTGCGGCGGCGtccccggcgagctcctgcggcggccgCAGCCTCCCCAGTCGTGCCGGGACGACGGGCCCGGCGGCGACCTGGCGTCTCCGTCGACTGGCGCTCGCGCGTGGTGCGGGATTGGGACCTCCGCTGGATTGGGGGCGAGCGTGGCAAGCCGGCT is drawn from Panicum virgatum strain AP13 chromosome 1N, P.virgatum_v5, whole genome shotgun sequence and contains these coding sequences:
- the LOC120653642 gene encoding defensin-like protein CAL1, with amino-acid sequence MALSRGMVLFFLLLLVAAEIGTIDAKKKSKFAKKTAKSLTKDKEEEKKEEEEKNHCLSQSHHFKGFCLSSDTCAEVCQKEGFHGGECKLHNAMRKCFCKKPC